Proteins from one Procambarus clarkii isolate CNS0578487 chromosome 72, FALCON_Pclarkii_2.0, whole genome shotgun sequence genomic window:
- the LOC123773554 gene encoding general transcription factor IIF subunit 2-like translates to MSQQSKMDLDITNCSRGLWLVKVPKYLGDKWADCAGHDVGKLKITKVPGKPPTITFKSSEHTLKDGKIPREHKVISHSLKEMTLGVLSEPDLGSSSSDAAVSETQQLSFEGQVIHKLECQPVVDDYYINQKREAVKKAAQSLHTVKLIDRPLNGYKPISHHKHNVHLEQKKKAGGKTIRDDKDKVMELLFAAFEKHQYYDIKDLHNITRQPITYLKEILKDLCNYNVKNPHKNMWELRTRTRIQRPSTEQ, encoded by the coding sequence ATGAGCCAACAGTCTAAGATGGACTTGGATATTACGAATTGCAGCCGTGGGCTGTGGCTGGTCAAGGTACCTAAATATTTGGGGGACAAATGGGCAGACTGTGCTGGTCATGACGTTGGAAAGCTTAAGATCACCAAGGTGCCTGGTAAACCTCCGACAATAACCTTTAAATCTAGTGAACATACCTTGAAGGACGGGAAAATTCCTCGAGAGCACAAGGTAATTTCTCATAGTTTAAAAGAAATGACACTCGGAGTTCTTTCTGAACCAGATCTCGGCAGCAGCAGCTCGGATGCTGCAGTTTCCGAGACACAGCAATTGTCCTTTGAGGGACAAGTCATCCACAAACTAGAATGTCAGCCTGTAGTGGACGACTACTATATCAATCAGAAAAGGGAAGCTGTGAAGAAAGCTGCCCAGTCTCTTCATACAGTAAAGCTTATTGACAGACCCCTCAACGGCTATAAGCCTATTTCACACCATAAACATAATGTTCATTTAGAGCAGAAGAAGAAGGCAGGAGGCAAGACGATtcgtgatgataaagataaggtCATGGAGTTGTTGTTTGCTGCATTTGAAAAGCATCAGTATTACGATATTAAGGATCTCCACAACATTACCCGACAACCAATCACATATCTAAAGGAGATCCTGAAAGACCTATGTAACTATAATGTTAAGAATCCTCACAAGAATATGTGGGAACTACGAacccgaacccggatccagcgtccgagcacggagcagtga
- the LOC123773552 gene encoding general transcription factor IIF subunit 2-like: MSQQSKMDLDITNCSRGLWLVKVPKYLGDKWADCAGHDVGKLKITKVPGKPPTITFKSSEHTLKDGKIPREHKISAAAAPMLQFPRHQLSFEGQVIHKLECQPVVDDYYINQKREAVKKAAQSLHTVKLIDRPHNGYKPISHHKHNVHLEQKKKAGGKTIRDDKDKVMELLFAAFEKIQY, translated from the exons ATGAGCCAACAGTCTAAGATGGACTTGGATATTACGAATTGCAGCCGTGGGCTGTGGCTGGTCAAGGTACCTAAATATTTGGGGGACAAATGGGCAGACTGTGCTGGTCATGACGTTGGAAAGCTTAAGATTACCAAGGTGCCTGGTAAACCTCCGACAATAACCTTTAAATCTAGTGAACATACCTTGAAGGACGGGAAAATTCCTCGAGAGCACAAG ATCTCGGCAGCAGCAGCTCCGATGCTGCAGTTTCCGAGACACCAATTGTCCTTTGAGGGACAAGTCATCCACAAACTAGAATGTCAGCCTGTAGTGGACGACTACTATATCAATCAGAAAAGGGAAGCTGTGAAGAAAGCTGCCCAGTCTCTTCATACAGTAAAGCTTATTGACAGACCCCACAACGGCTATAAGCCTATTTCACACCATAAACATAATGTTCATTTAGAGCAGAAGAAGAAGGCAGGAGGCAAGACGATtcgtgatgataaagataaggtCATGGAGTTGTTGTTTGCTGCATTTGAAAAGATCCAATATTAA